From Variimorphobacter saccharofermentans, one genomic window encodes:
- a CDS encoding DUF5716 family protein, which translates to MNTQKKVIVGYDLCDDYSQVCCYSYKLNEPVLIGPREYEKEEEYRIPTVLCMKNETKQWLYGEEAIHCAKMQEGYLVEHILDKAYNRDEIEIQQQKISGITLLEKFFRKSLTLVKTHFPTDPITKLVVSIKNTDPNHVNIIYEALSSLGLEKDRVVILNHAGAFLYYALSQDSALWRNDVGLFDYSREGLYYYQASINRRVKPMVVDLKKTNYSTHLNYEMRNQKKENLAYIFENTANTALYKQIVSTLYITGEGFEGDWAEAAIKNLCVGRRVFYGQNLYSKGACYAAKELSGDQVLGEMVLLNEDMIKNSVLLRVYKDAKFAEVPLAEAGEVWYDINRCLEVIPEGNAELEIILKNIVTKESVRERVLLQQLPQRPDRMTRLSIHLQCPDKSTGIITVTDLGFGELYQGTGRILEFAVGV; encoded by the coding sequence ATGAATACCCAGAAAAAGGTTATTGTTGGTTATGATTTATGTGATGATTATTCTCAGGTTTGCTGTTATAGCTATAAATTAAATGAACCAGTTCTGATCGGGCCCAGGGAATATGAAAAAGAGGAGGAATATCGGATTCCTACTGTTTTATGCATGAAAAATGAGACGAAGCAATGGCTATATGGGGAGGAGGCCATTCATTGCGCAAAAATGCAAGAGGGCTATCTGGTGGAGCATATACTTGATAAAGCTTATAACCGGGATGAAATCGAGATTCAACAGCAAAAAATAAGCGGTATTACACTGTTGGAAAAGTTCTTTAGAAAATCATTAACACTGGTGAAAACCCATTTTCCAACAGATCCGATTACAAAGCTGGTAGTTTCGATAAAGAATACAGATCCGAATCATGTTAACATAATCTACGAAGCGCTAAGCTCTCTTGGTCTGGAGAAGGACAGGGTGGTAATTCTTAATCATGCTGGAGCATTTCTTTATTATGCGTTAAGTCAGGATAGCGCTTTATGGAGAAATGATGTGGGACTTTTTGATTATTCAAGGGAAGGCTTATACTATTATCAGGCAAGCATCAATCGAAGAGTTAAGCCAATGGTAGTTGATTTGAAGAAAACAAATTACAGTACCCACCTAAATTATGAAATGAGAAATCAGAAAAAGGAGAATTTGGCTTACATATTTGAGAATACAGCGAACACCGCTTTATATAAACAGATTGTGTCAACCCTTTATATAACCGGTGAGGGCTTTGAAGGAGACTGGGCAGAAGCAGCTATAAAGAATCTCTGCGTTGGACGAAGAGTATTCTATGGACAGAATTTATATTCCAAGGGTGCCTGCTATGCAGCTAAGGAGTTATCTGGTGATCAGGTCTTAGGAGAAATGGTTCTTTTGAATGAGGATATGATCAAAAACTCTGTACTGCTCAGGGTATATAAGGATGCTAAATTTGCAGAAGTGCCTCTGGCAGAGGCCGGTGAGGTCTGGTATGATATCAATAGGTGCTTGGAAGTCATACCGGAGGGAAATGCAGAACTCGAGATTATCTTAAAGAATATCGTAACGAAAGAATCAGTGAGGGAAAGAGTTCTGCTTCAGCAATTACCGCAACGCCCGGACCGGATGACCAGGCTTTCCATACATTTACAATGCCCGGATAAATCAACAGGAATCATTACGGTAACTGATTTGGGATTTGGGGAGCTTTATCAGGGAACCGGACGTATATTGGAATTTGCAGTAGGAGTATAA
- a CDS encoding AAA family ATPase: MGIFKLFSKKEKKYIEEEQVISGTSGNTTVEVKKEGKRAVKLTSKVEQIGYIKDNCEIILESNRQIEEAKAEYQAVTSYLTDMQKIDLIPQEERENLEDAARKIINLTKERNKLQNRNNILTDSQYRLYERYELQIPRELPTIKENEEYQNMIKQDMEHLEKERKRIEQEQKDIIKKQAYLKGIGITTAIIVLILFGVFSVLGQYTEANLTIPFLLTVLMGMVLAFYIFMEARNNTSANAMIQVKRNRQIMLMNKVKIKAVNNRNYLDYTYSKYMVDSYEQLKANWEEYVKAKDEARRYQSNTQLLEFYNNELISELKKYELADAEIWIYQPSAILDSKEMVEVRHRLNVRRQKLRERIETNTNQKEEAYSSIKSTMKTYPECVDEAEKLLRRYRLELEE, translated from the coding sequence ATGGGAATCTTTAAGTTATTCTCCAAAAAAGAGAAAAAGTATATAGAAGAAGAACAGGTAATATCAGGTACTTCTGGCAATACCACTGTAGAGGTGAAAAAAGAAGGAAAGCGTGCTGTGAAGCTTACTTCGAAAGTGGAACAGATAGGTTATATCAAGGATAACTGCGAAATCATTTTGGAAAGTAACCGACAGATTGAGGAAGCGAAAGCAGAATATCAGGCAGTAACCTCGTATCTTACCGACATGCAAAAGATTGATTTGATTCCTCAGGAGGAGAGAGAGAATTTAGAGGATGCAGCAAGGAAAATAATCAATTTGACCAAGGAGAGAAACAAGCTTCAGAATAGAAATAATATTCTCACAGATTCTCAATACCGTCTGTATGAACGTTATGAGCTACAGATACCAAGAGAATTGCCTACCATAAAAGAGAACGAAGAATATCAGAATATGATAAAGCAGGACATGGAGCACCTGGAGAAGGAAAGAAAAAGAATCGAACAGGAGCAAAAGGATATCATTAAGAAGCAGGCATATTTGAAGGGAATTGGTATCACTACTGCGATTATTGTATTAATATTATTTGGAGTGTTTTCCGTACTTGGCCAGTATACCGAGGCAAATCTTACAATACCCTTTTTACTTACTGTACTTATGGGTATGGTATTGGCATTTTATATTTTTATGGAGGCAAGAAATAACACCTCAGCGAATGCAATGATTCAAGTGAAACGTAATCGCCAGATTATGCTTATGAATAAGGTTAAAATAAAAGCAGTTAATAACCGCAATTATTTGGATTATACGTACAGCAAATATATGGTCGACAGCTACGAGCAATTGAAGGCAAATTGGGAGGAGTATGTCAAAGCAAAGGATGAGGCAAGGCGCTATCAAAGCAATACACAGCTTTTAGAATTCTATAATAATGAGTTAATCAGTGAATTAAAGAAGTATGAATTAGCAGATGCGGAGATCTGGATTTACCAGCCCTCAGCAATCCTGGATAGTAAGGAGATGGTGGAAGTACGCCACCGTCTGAATGTACGTCGACAGAAGCTTCGGGAACGGATTGAGACCAATACCAACCAAAAGGAGGAGGCATATTCCTCTATTAAATCGACAATGAAAACGTATCCGGAATGTGTGGATGAAGCGGAAAAGCTGTTACGAAGATATCGTCTGGAGCTGGAGGAGTAA
- a CDS encoding GyrI-like domain-containing protein — MMNYELVDLNEKTVIGLTAQTSNSDENMPYIIGKLWQDFFQNGIFSSIENKVGPTTLGIYSDYENKEKGSYQVTVGCEVSSVGTLQNDVIVKHIPKGRYAKFTVQGHMQQAIAAFWQELWTMDLDRAFTCDFEEYLNNDIENALVHIYIALK, encoded by the coding sequence ATGATGAATTATGAATTAGTGGATCTAAATGAAAAAACCGTGATTGGACTTACTGCACAGACCAGTAACTCCGATGAAAACATGCCCTATATTATTGGTAAGCTATGGCAGGATTTCTTTCAAAATGGGATTTTTTCTTCGATTGAGAACAAGGTCGGTCCAACAACTTTGGGAATTTATTCCGATTACGAGAATAAAGAGAAAGGCTCCTATCAGGTTACAGTTGGTTGTGAGGTAAGCTCTGTCGGAACACTGCAAAATGATGTAATTGTGAAGCATATACCAAAGGGGCGATATGCAAAGTTTACTGTTCAAGGACATATGCAACAGGCAATTGCTGCTTTCTGGCAGGAATTATGGACAATGGATTTGGATCGGGCATTTACCTGCGATTTTGAAGAATATCTCAACAATGATATCGAAAATGCCCTTGTTCATATTTATATTGCACTTAAATAA
- a CDS encoding C40 family peptidase: MAAKTTKSNKQKINSDKAKKSDTDSSAIRNEIVEYALKFEGNPYVWGGTSLTKGADCSGFTQSVFRDKGIMIPRNSRAQATGGKRVSIKDIKPADLIFYGRGGTINHVAIYIGNNKVISASNAKTGIRVTKYDYRKPLKAVSYID; this comes from the coding sequence ATGGCCGCTAAAACTACGAAAAGCAATAAACAGAAGATAAATTCTGATAAAGCAAAAAAATCTGATACTGACTCCTCCGCAATCAGAAACGAGATTGTGGAATATGCCTTAAAATTCGAAGGAAATCCCTATGTCTGGGGTGGTACCAGTTTAACAAAGGGGGCTGATTGCTCCGGTTTTACACAGTCGGTATTTCGGGACAAAGGTATTATGATACCTAGAAACTCCAGGGCTCAGGCAACTGGAGGGAAAAGGGTATCAATAAAGGATATAAAACCTGCTGATCTGATTTTCTATGGAAGAGGAGGAACTATTAATCATGTAGCTATTTATATTGGTAATAATAAGGTAATATCAGCCAGCAATGCAAAAACCGGAATTCGAGTCACCAAATACGATTACAGAAAACCACTCAAGGCCGTAAGTTATATTGATTAA
- a CDS encoding valine--tRNA ligase, whose product MEKELAKTYDPRNIEEKQYQKWVDKKYFHAEVDRSKKPFTIVIPPPNITGQLHMGHALDNTMQDILIRFKRMQGYNALWQPGTDHASIATEVKIIEQLKKEGIEKEDLGREGFLERAWKWKDEYGGRIISQLKKLGSSCDWDRERFTMDEGCSEAVNEVFIKLYKKGYIYKGSRIINWCPICQTSISDAEVEHEEQAGHFWHIKYPIAGEEGFVEIATTRPETMLGDTAVAVHPDDERYQHLIGKKVILPIVNKEIPIVADSYVDKEFGTGVVKITPAHDPNDFEVGKRHNLPEINIMNDDATINEFGGKYAGMDRYEARKLIVKELQELGLLVKIEDHVHNVGIHDRCKTTVEPLIKQQWFVRMDELIKPAIEAVKSGEIQFVPERFDKIYFNWAENIRDWCISRQLWWGHRIPAYYCDKCGEVVVTKSAPEACTKCGHTHLHQDEDTLDTWFSSALWPFSTLGWPEKTEDLDYFYPTDVLVTGYDIIFFWVLRMVFSGYEHMGQKPFSKVLIHGLVRDSQGRKMSKSLGNGIDPLEVIDKYGADALRFSLITGNAPGNDMRFYWERVEASRNFANKVWNASRFIMMNLEKATIGKTIDEKLLTIADKWILSKANTLVKEATENMESFELGIAVQKIYDFIWEEFCDWYIEMVKPRLYSETDETKAAALWTLKHVLVTSLQLLHPYMPFVTEEIYCTLQELSGDLGAESIMISKWPEFNDSYSYTEEAEAVELIKEAVKGIRNVRNEMNVPPSRKATVIVVSENASIRNIFTDSKVFFATLGYASEVFVQADKTGISEDAVSTVIPGAVIYIPFADLVDIEKEIERLQKEKIRLEGELKRVNGMLANPNFINKAPESKLAEERAKLEKYTDMMKQVTERLEHLSK is encoded by the coding sequence ATGGAAAAAGAACTCGCAAAAACCTATGATCCCAGGAACATTGAAGAAAAGCAATATCAAAAATGGGTGGATAAGAAATATTTTCATGCAGAAGTGGATAGAAGTAAGAAACCTTTTACAATCGTGATCCCCCCGCCGAATATTACCGGTCAGTTGCACATGGGGCATGCATTGGATAATACCATGCAGGATATTTTAATTCGCTTTAAAAGAATGCAGGGCTATAATGCGCTTTGGCAACCGGGAACCGACCACGCCAGTATAGCTACTGAGGTTAAGATTATTGAGCAGTTAAAAAAGGAAGGAATCGAAAAAGAGGACCTTGGTAGAGAGGGCTTCTTAGAAAGAGCCTGGAAGTGGAAGGACGAGTACGGCGGTAGAATTATATCACAGCTTAAGAAGCTGGGCTCCTCCTGTGACTGGGACAGAGAGCGCTTTACCATGGATGAGGGGTGCTCCGAAGCTGTAAATGAGGTATTTATCAAGCTATACAAGAAAGGCTATATTTATAAAGGATCCAGAATTATTAACTGGTGCCCAATTTGTCAGACCTCCATCTCAGATGCAGAGGTTGAACATGAAGAACAGGCAGGACATTTCTGGCATATCAAATATCCGATTGCAGGAGAAGAAGGATTTGTGGAGATCGCTACCACAAGACCGGAAACCATGCTGGGTGATACGGCAGTAGCTGTTCATCCTGACGATGAGAGATATCAGCATTTGATCGGGAAAAAGGTAATTCTGCCTATTGTTAACAAAGAAATCCCGATAGTAGCGGATTCCTATGTAGACAAAGAATTTGGTACGGGAGTTGTTAAAATCACTCCCGCCCATGACCCGAATGACTTTGAGGTAGGAAAGAGACATAATCTGCCGGAGATCAATATCATGAATGATGATGCTACCATCAATGAATTCGGTGGCAAATATGCCGGAATGGATCGTTATGAAGCTCGTAAGCTAATCGTAAAGGAACTTCAGGAGCTTGGTCTTCTGGTTAAGATAGAAGATCATGTTCATAATGTTGGTATCCATGACCGTTGTAAGACCACTGTTGAACCGCTTATTAAGCAGCAATGGTTTGTACGCATGGATGAACTGATTAAACCCGCCATTGAAGCCGTAAAATCAGGAGAGATCCAATTTGTACCGGAGCGTTTTGATAAAATATATTTTAACTGGGCAGAGAATATCAGAGACTGGTGTATCTCCAGACAGTTATGGTGGGGACATCGAATTCCTGCATATTATTGTGACAAATGTGGTGAAGTAGTTGTAACAAAATCAGCACCGGAAGCCTGCACGAAATGTGGGCATACCCATCTTCATCAGGATGAGGATACTCTGGATACATGGTTTAGCTCGGCTCTATGGCCGTTCTCAACCTTAGGATGGCCGGAGAAGACGGAGGATCTGGATTACTTCTATCCGACTGATGTGCTGGTAACTGGCTATGATATTATATTCTTCTGGGTACTACGTATGGTATTCTCAGGATATGAACACATGGGACAGAAGCCCTTCAGTAAGGTGTTGATCCATGGTCTGGTACGTGATTCCCAGGGCCGTAAGATGAGTAAATCCCTAGGTAACGGTATTGATCCATTGGAGGTTATTGATAAATACGGTGCAGATGCACTTCGCTTCAGTCTGATTACCGGTAATGCGCCGGGAAATGATATGCGTTTTTACTGGGAACGAGTAGAAGCCAGCAGAAACTTTGCCAATAAGGTATGGAATGCTTCTCGCTTTATCATGATGAACCTAGAAAAGGCAACTATTGGTAAGACCATAGATGAGAAGCTTTTAACCATTGCTGATAAGTGGATTCTTTCTAAGGCAAATACCTTGGTGAAGGAAGCTACGGAGAATATGGAGAGCTTTGAGCTGGGTATCGCAGTTCAGAAAATATATGATTTTATATGGGAAGAATTCTGTGATTGGTATATCGAAATGGTGAAGCCAAGATTATACAGTGAGACCGATGAGACAAAGGCAGCAGCATTATGGACTTTGAAGCATGTATTGGTTACTTCCTTACAGCTATTACATCCGTATATGCCGTTTGTAACTGAGGAAATCTACTGTACCCTACAGGAATTGTCGGGTGATCTGGGTGCGGAATCTATAATGATTTCAAAATGGCCGGAGTTTAATGACAGCTATTCTTATACAGAGGAAGCAGAGGCAGTGGAATTAATTAAGGAGGCTGTTAAGGGAATTCGTAATGTAAGAAATGAGATGAATGTTCCGCCGAGCAGAAAGGCAACTGTTATTGTTGTATCGGAAAATGCTTCGATAAGAAACATCTTTACAGATAGTAAGGTATTCTTTGCAACACTTGGTTATGCCAGTGAGGTATTCGTTCAAGCGGACAAAACTGGAATATCAGAAGACGCAGTATCTACTGTGATTCCGGGTGCGGTTATTTACATTCCATTTGCCGATTTGGTAGATATCGAGAAGGAGATAGAAAGACTTCAGAAGGAAAAGATTCGTCTGGAAGGAGAGCTAAAAAGAGTTAACGGAATGCTGGCGAATCCGAACTTTATTAATAAAGCGCCGGAAAGTAAGCTTGCAGAGGAACGTGCTAAGCTGGAAAAATATACGGATATGATGAAGCAGGTTACAGAACGATTGGAACACTTGAGTAAATAG
- a CDS encoding methylglyoxal synthase has translation MLQDEYIGFTIEKQKHIALIAHDSKKDEIVEWVEANKDILKNHFLCGTGTTARMIADKTELPVRAYNSGPLGGDQQIGSRIVEGNIDFVIFFWDPLESQPHDPDVKALLRIAAVYDVPIANNRATADFLITSKYMNEEYERRVVNYNKVIQRRLVEFKKEDQ, from the coding sequence ATGCTTCAAGACGAATATATCGGTTTTACGATTGAAAAACAAAAGCATATTGCACTCATTGCACATGACAGTAAGAAAGACGAAATCGTGGAATGGGTAGAGGCAAATAAGGACATATTAAAGAATCATTTTCTCTGTGGGACCGGTACAACTGCCCGCATGATAGCGGATAAAACAGAACTTCCGGTAAGAGCATATAATAGTGGACCACTTGGAGGCGATCAACAGATCGGTTCCAGAATCGTTGAAGGAAATATTGATTTCGTAATATTTTTCTGGGATCCGCTAGAGTCACAGCCACATGATCCGGATGTAAAAGCATTACTTCGAATCGCTGCTGTATATGATGTTCCTATTGCGAACAACCGCGCAACAGCAGACTTCCTAATTACATCAAAGTATATGAATGAGGAATATGAGAGAAGAGTTGTTAATTATAATAAGGTCATTCAGAGAAGATTAGTCGAATTCAAGAAAGAAGACCAGTAA
- a CDS encoding LysR family transcriptional regulator: MDINYELYKVFYHVAKSLSFSEAAEALFISQSAVSQSIKTLEKRLNQVLFIRSTKRVALTKEGELLLKHIEPAINLISRGENQLCADPKSGVQLRIGASDTICRYYLVPFLNNFHKQYPNIHIKVTNGTSLQCAKLLERNEVDVIVTNSPNPAINNTMQIIPVKEFRDIFIANQEAFPLTNRPITLQELQEYPILMLDKRSTTSIFLHNLFLEHSLDLVPAIELSSNDLLIDLAKIGLGIAFIPDYCVKELEDLAVIQTDQEIPVRKLVTAYNNDIPLSDAAKFFIDSLSKETMQTI, encoded by the coding sequence ATGGATATTAATTATGAGCTGTACAAAGTATTTTATCATGTTGCGAAAAGTCTTAGCTTTTCGGAAGCTGCTGAAGCGTTGTTCATCTCACAATCCGCTGTCAGTCAGTCTATCAAGACATTGGAAAAGCGGCTAAATCAGGTTCTATTTATTCGAAGTACCAAAAGGGTTGCACTTACGAAGGAGGGTGAGTTACTTCTTAAGCATATCGAACCAGCTATTAATCTGATCAGCCGTGGGGAGAACCAGCTGTGCGCCGACCCCAAAAGCGGTGTCCAGTTACGTATTGGTGCAAGTGATACCATATGTCGCTATTATCTCGTTCCCTTCTTAAATAACTTTCATAAGCAATATCCAAATATCCATATTAAGGTCACCAACGGTACCTCTCTCCAGTGCGCAAAGCTTCTGGAACGGAATGAGGTAGACGTAATCGTTACGAACTCCCCAAATCCCGCCATAAATAATACAATGCAGATCATCCCTGTAAAAGAATTCCGGGATATCTTTATAGCAAATCAGGAAGCGTTCCCCTTGACAAACCGTCCCATCACTCTTCAGGAGTTACAGGAATATCCCATATTAATGCTTGATAAACGTTCTACTACCAGTATTTTTCTTCACAATCTTTTCCTGGAACACTCCTTAGATCTGGTTCCGGCAATCGAATTAAGCAGTAATGATTTACTGATTGATTTGGCAAAGATTGGACTTGGTATAGCATTCATCCCGGATTATTGCGTTAAGGAGTTGGAGGATTTGGCTGTAATTCAGACTGATCAGGAAATTCCTGTGCGAAAGCTTGTTACTGCATATAATAATGATATTCCTCTCTCCGATGCAGCAAAGTTCTTTATCGATAGTCTCAGTAAGGAAACCATGCAAACGATATAG
- a CDS encoding methyl-accepting chemotaxis protein — MKSIKTKLLLSFSVLIISVAILISFFATVTGSEMLSESAQNTVDLMAEDGAKLVKSRMETVIKELSVISQQNEIRSMSLNNQLVILNEAKGNSVFMDLAIVQKNGTATYTDGSEKDLSDRDYITKALAGEANISDVIISKVTGEAVIMVAVPIKNGDAVVGALIGRLNGTALSDVTNDTGYGEKGYAYMLNNSGQVIAHPNSDMVMNQVNPIVEAETQPSYQSLSKAIQVMLEKRNGFIDYQFEGKSIYSGYAEVPGTDWIIVVTANKDEVLSDIPALQGKMILILVIGLVYSLIIVYLIGNTITKPMIAVTKLSKKIADLDVSENVPAKYLRWKDENGILANAMQSIMDNLRSIIGEITDASLQVSSTAQELTATAEQSAMSAEEVSRTVEEIAKGASEQASNTETGSNEAIKLGELIEQSRNHMHNMNMASNKVTEVVNGGLKEIDHLTGISEESASATKEIYDIILKTNESTEQIGEASNVISAIAEQTNLLALNASIEAARAGEAGKGFAVVADEIKKLAGQSAKSTEYIDGIISELKAVVDRAVEAMERVNEISKEQFDSVISTKQKYELIMDAMEETNTAVTQLNDSEEEMGVSKNQILDMLQTLSAIAEENAASTEEASSAMVEQSASMEEIAKSSERLALLASSLQEIIMKFKVSELNYKDQVTE, encoded by the coding sequence GTGAAAAGTATTAAGACCAAATTATTACTATCTTTTTCGGTATTAATCATTTCTGTTGCGATATTAATATCATTTTTTGCGACTGTAACAGGGAGTGAGATGTTAAGCGAAAGTGCACAGAATACGGTTGATTTGATGGCAGAGGACGGAGCAAAATTAGTTAAGAGCAGAATGGAGACTGTGATTAAGGAGCTTTCTGTCATCTCTCAACAAAATGAGATAAGATCCATGAGTTTGAATAACCAGTTAGTAATTCTGAATGAAGCAAAAGGGAACTCCGTATTTATGGATCTTGCAATTGTTCAGAAGAATGGGACAGCTACCTATACGGATGGATCAGAGAAGGATTTGAGCGATCGCGATTATATCACGAAAGCTCTGGCAGGAGAAGCAAATATCTCGGATGTGATTATTAGTAAGGTTACAGGAGAAGCAGTAATCATGGTTGCCGTACCCATTAAAAACGGAGATGCAGTAGTGGGAGCATTGATAGGTCGACTGAATGGTACTGCGTTGAGCGATGTTACGAATGATACCGGATATGGAGAAAAGGGTTATGCGTATATGCTAAATAATTCTGGACAGGTTATCGCCCATCCGAATTCCGATATGGTTATGAATCAGGTTAATCCTATTGTTGAAGCAGAAACACAGCCATCCTATCAGTCCTTGTCAAAGGCGATTCAGGTAATGCTTGAGAAGAGAAATGGTTTCATTGACTATCAATTTGAAGGAAAGTCCATTTACTCCGGCTATGCAGAGGTCCCCGGTACGGATTGGATTATTGTAGTAACAGCGAATAAGGATGAGGTTCTATCAGATATTCCCGCTCTGCAGGGTAAAATGATTCTTATTTTAGTAATTGGCTTAGTATATAGTTTAATTATTGTATATCTTATTGGAAATACAATAACGAAGCCAATGATAGCGGTAACGAAGCTTTCTAAGAAAATTGCTGACCTGGATGTGAGTGAGAATGTACCGGCAAAATATTTACGCTGGAAGGATGAGAATGGTATTTTGGCCAATGCAATGCAGAGTATCATGGATAATTTAAGAAGTATTATCGGTGAAATCACGGATGCATCCCTACAGGTATCATCTACGGCACAGGAGCTTACTGCAACGGCGGAACAATCTGCTATGTCAGCAGAAGAAGTGTCCAGAACCGTTGAGGAGATTGCAAAAGGAGCTTCTGAACAGGCTAGTAATACAGAAACAGGATCAAATGAAGCGATTAAACTGGGTGAACTCATTGAGCAAAGCCGAAATCATATGCACAATATGAATATGGCGTCCAATAAGGTAACGGAAGTAGTAAATGGTGGACTGAAGGAGATTGACCATTTGACCGGTATATCCGAGGAAAGCGCTTCTGCTACAAAGGAAATCTATGATATTATATTAAAAACCAATGAGAGCACGGAGCAGATCGGTGAAGCAAGTAACGTGATTTCAGCTATTGCGGAGCAGACAAACCTTCTGGCACTGAATGCTTCCATCGAGGCGGCAAGAGCAGGTGAGGCAGGTAAGGGATTTGCTGTTGTAGCGGATGAAATAAAGAAGCTGGCGGGTCAATCTGCCAAATCCACGGAATATATTGATGGAATCATCAGTGAATTAAAGGCTGTTGTTGATCGAGCTGTTGAAGCAATGGAGCGTGTAAATGAGATATCCAAGGAGCAATTCGATAGTGTTATCAGCACGAAGCAAAAATATGAATTAATCATGGATGCCATGGAGGAAACCAATACAGCAGTTACTCAATTAAATGATTCGGAGGAGGAGATGGGAGTATCGAAGAACCAGATCTTGGATATGCTCCAAACCTTATCGGCAATTGCGGAAGAGAATGCAGCAAGTACGGAGGAGGCTTCTTCCGCTATGGTGGAACAAAGCGCTTCCATGGAGGAAATTGCGAAGTCCAGTGAGCGTCTGGCATTGCTGGCAAGCAGCTTACAGGAAATCATTATGAAGTTCAAGGTATCGGAGCTTAATTATAAGGATCAGGTTACAGAATAA